A window of Xyrauchen texanus isolate HMW12.3.18 chromosome 10, RBS_HiC_50CHRs, whole genome shotgun sequence contains these coding sequences:
- the LOC127650800 gene encoding uncharacterized protein LOC127650800 — protein sequence MDSTKDLSGQTDTGKVKSQLHMKRSDSKEPSCVSMKSDRSVDEPFNFKGEDTSTGLSQLHRKRSDSPESSCVSMKSDRSVDEPFNFKGEDTSTGLSQLHMKRSDSAELSRVSMKSDRSVDEPFNFKGKDTSTGLSKLYRKRSDSAELSRVSMKSDRSVDEPFNFKGEHTSTGLSKLYRKRSDSAELSRVSMKSDRSVDEPFNFKGKDTSTGLSKLYRKRSDSAELSRVSMKSDRSVDEPFNFKGEHTSTGLSQLHMKRSDSAESSCVSMKSDQSVDVPTELKGEHTSTEVR from the exons atggactccacaaaggatctcagtggacagacagacacagggaaggtcaagag tcaactccatatgaagagaTCAGACTCAAAGGAGCctagctgtgtgtccatgaagagtgaccggtcTGTGGATGAGCCATTCAATTTTAAGGGTGAAGACACATCAACTGGTCTGAG TCAACTCCATAGGAAGAGATCAGACTCACCGGagtccagctgtgtgtccatgaagagtgaccggtcTGTGGATGAGCCATTCAATTTTAAGGGTGAAGACACATCAACTGGTCTGAG tcaactccatatgaagagaTCAGACTCAGCAGAGCTCAGccgtgtgtccatgaagagtgaccggtcTGTGGATGAGCCATTCAATTTTAAGGGTAAAGACACATCAACTGGTCTGAG TAAACTCTATAGGAAGAGATCAGACTCAGCAGAGCTCAGccgtgtgtccatgaagagtgaccggtcTGTGGATGAGCCATTCAATTTTAAGGGTGAACACACATCAACTGGTCTGAG TAAACTCTATAGGAAGAGATCAGACTCAGCAGAGCTCAGccgtgtgtccatgaagagtgaccggtcTGTGGATGAGCCATTCAATTTTAAGGGTAAAGACACATCAACTGGTCTGAG TAAACTCTATAGGAAGAGATCAGACTCAGCAGAGCTCAGccgtgtgtccatgaagagtgaccggtcTGTGGATGAGCCATTCAATTTTAAGGGTGAACACACATCAACTGGTCTGAG TCAACTTCATATGAAGAGATCAGACTCAGCAGagtccagctgtgtgtccatgaagagtgaccagtCTGTGGATGTGCCAACTGAATTAAAGGGTGAACACACATCAACTGAAGTGAGGTAA